One segment of Oscillospiraceae bacterium MB08-C2-2 DNA contains the following:
- a CDS encoding FMN-binding protein — translation MKRIKVFVCLLLLVQAILLPGCSLTSYRDGVYTAQAAEFSSSGWKETLELTIKHGKIAKINWDAIYKDDSIPIRKKQYSKSGLYGMLAGGANNEWYDQAVAAEQFIIENGPGALALTDDGHTDAVAGCSISVSELDRLLADCLKQAQK, via the coding sequence ATGAAACGAATCAAGGTATTTGTTTGTCTGCTGCTCCTTGTGCAGGCAATTCTGCTTCCCGGATGCTCTCTCACTTCCTATCGGGATGGGGTGTATACCGCTCAAGCAGCGGAATTCTCTTCCAGCGGTTGGAAGGAAACACTGGAGCTAACCATTAAGCATGGAAAAATAGCCAAAATCAACTGGGACGCCATTTATAAGGATGACAGCATTCCGATTCGCAAAAAACAGTACTCGAAAAGCGGGCTTTACGGAATGCTGGCGGGGGGTGCCAACAACGAGTGGTATGATCAAGCCGTTGCGGCTGAACAGTTTATTATTGAAAATGGCCCGGGTGCTCTGGCCCTAACCGACGATGGGCATACTGATGCAGTGGCGGGCTGCTCCATTTCAGTCAGCGAACTGGATCGCCTCCTGGCAGATTGTCTAAAGCAAGCTCAAAAATAA
- a CDS encoding pyridoxamine 5'-phosphate oxidase family protein, producing MLKEMRRKDRSLGQAETEQVLRKGEYGVLSTVAADGEPYGIPINYVYHNGAIYFHCALAGSKLANISHESRVSFCVVGETQVLPNDFTTNYESAIVFGTACEASGEEKQQALTAIIGKYCLDNLETGVYYIEKMLPRTKVIKIMPSHISGKANKKMPG from the coding sequence GTGTTAAAAGAAATGCGCCGAAAAGACCGTTCACTAGGCCAAGCAGAAACAGAACAGGTACTCCGCAAAGGCGAATATGGAGTTCTTTCCACTGTTGCAGCAGATGGAGAGCCTTACGGAATACCAATTAATTATGTCTACCACAATGGAGCCATTTATTTTCATTGTGCTTTGGCTGGATCCAAGTTGGCAAACATTTCTCACGAAAGCCGGGTTTCTTTTTGTGTAGTGGGTGAAACGCAGGTTCTTCCTAACGATTTCACTACCAACTATGAAAGTGCCATTGTTTTTGGGACAGCCTGTGAGGCCAGCGGAGAAGAAAAACAGCAGGCTCTCACCGCCATTATCGGCAAATATTGCCTGGACAATTTGGAAACCGGTGTTTATTATATCGAGAAAATGCTTCCCCGAACCAAAGTAATAAAAATTATGCCCTCTCATATTTCGGGTAAAGCAAACAAGAAAATGCCTGGCTAA
- a CDS encoding MFS transporter, whose translation MNNSVKQGSQGYSYLMMIGHICTDMSQAALPALLPFLVAQRGIDYASAAGLLFASSFLSSLVQPVLGVISDRKAMPWLMTLGMLISGVGIAFIGFVDNYWAMFGLVTFAGLGSAMFHPEGGRMANCVAGEHKGRSVGIFSAGGNIGFIVGPIMATAAVSVWGIKGGAIIILPVIAISLVFLFQQKKFLQFSSAMTDEERKLNADNGQKDDWPAFFKLCISLFARSIIHSGLQAFIPLYWVGVLIQTQERGSMMVTVMAIAATIATLISGRLADRFGFRRVICTSFGVIFPLLILTLLTKSVMVATVFVIFLSAAVNFAYTPSVALGQKYLPNRLGLASGITMGLTVSIGGIFSPMLGKIGDIHGLPTAMYVLSGIALIGFLGTLLIKEPNRPVQSVMIQPENI comes from the coding sequence ATGAACAACTCGGTAAAACAAGGCTCTCAAGGTTACAGCTATCTGATGATGATCGGGCATATCTGTACTGACATGAGCCAAGCTGCCCTTCCTGCTCTTCTTCCCTTTTTGGTTGCCCAACGGGGCATTGATTATGCTTCCGCCGCCGGACTTTTGTTTGCCAGCAGCTTTTTATCCTCATTGGTTCAGCCGGTTCTGGGGGTTATAAGCGACCGCAAGGCAATGCCGTGGCTTATGACTCTTGGAATGCTGATTTCTGGTGTGGGAATCGCTTTTATTGGTTTTGTAGATAACTATTGGGCCATGTTTGGTCTAGTGACCTTTGCCGGTTTAGGGAGCGCTATGTTTCATCCCGAAGGCGGCAGAATGGCCAACTGCGTTGCCGGTGAGCATAAGGGCCGCAGTGTGGGCATTTTCTCAGCCGGTGGAAATATCGGCTTTATTGTAGGGCCGATTATGGCCACAGCCGCTGTCTCCGTTTGGGGCATCAAAGGCGGAGCGATTATCATTCTGCCTGTCATCGCTATTTCGCTGGTTTTTCTTTTTCAACAGAAAAAATTCCTGCAATTTTCCAGCGCAATGACCGATGAAGAACGCAAACTTAACGCCGATAACGGCCAAAAGGATGATTGGCCCGCTTTTTTTAAGCTTTGCATCTCGCTGTTTGCCCGTTCCATTATACATAGTGGCTTGCAGGCCTTTATCCCGCTCTATTGGGTGGGTGTGCTGATACAAACCCAAGAACGTGGCAGTATGATGGTCACCGTTATGGCGATTGCCGCCACCATTGCCACCCTCATCAGTGGGCGCTTGGCCGATCGCTTCGGCTTTCGCCGTGTGATTTGCACTTCTTTTGGGGTCATCTTCCCTCTGCTGATTCTCACTCTGCTGACCAAGAGTGTAATGGTGGCTACTGTATTTGTCATTTTTCTTTCGGCAGCAGTCAACTTTGCCTATACCCCATCTGTAGCTTTGGGGCAGAAATATTTACCCAACCGTCTGGGCTTAGCTTCTGGAATCACAATGGGCCTGACGGTCAGCATTGGCGGCATTTTCTCACCTATGCTGGGAAAAATAGGCGATATTCACGGCCTTCCCACCGCTATGTATGTCCTATCCGGCATCGCTTTGATTGGCTTCTTGGGCACTCTGCTTATCAAAGAGCCAAATCGCCCGGTACAGTCCGTTATGATTCAGCCCGAAAATATCTAA
- a CDS encoding RNHCP domain-containing protein, translating into MNRENKRKQYEKGYFKANACHDIFICKSCGRQVIPEGAGSEHRNHCPNCLTSLHVDNEPGDRQADCGGIMEPVSVWVRNGGEWAIIHRCRRCGALSSNRVAADDNPMKLMSIAMKPLCQPPFPLERIEEMVALMGGEGSIKQNSRF; encoded by the coding sequence ATGAATCGAGAAAACAAGCGCAAGCAATACGAAAAGGGTTATTTTAAAGCGAACGCCTGCCATGATATTTTTATCTGCAAAAGTTGTGGAAGGCAGGTCATTCCCGAAGGTGCCGGAAGCGAGCACCGCAATCACTGCCCAAACTGCCTAACAAGTCTGCATGTTGATAATGAGCCCGGCGACCGCCAGGCAGACTGCGGCGGAATTATGGAGCCTGTATCTGTATGGGTTCGAAATGGCGGCGAATGGGCGATTATTCACCGCTGCCGCCGGTGCGGGGCGTTATCCTCAAACCGTGTTGCCGCAGATGATAATCCCATGAAGCTTATGAGCATTGCAATGAAGCCATTGTGTCAGCCGCCTTTCCCTTTAGAACGTATAGAGGAGATGGTAGCCCTCATGGGTGGCGAAGGCAGCATAAAACAAAACTCAAGATTTTAA
- a CDS encoding spore photoproduct lyase codes for MHFDAVYYEPDALGYALGQMLKAKYAGLPWIEIESHNRIPALSAANNRDFVKLKQHLIIGLRKTHKYVPNQKVSDWLVPYTSSGCRAMCLYCYLVCNYNKCSYLRLFVNREQMLEKLLRTADAALEPQTFEIGSNSDLILENTITDNLVYTIKRFAQEGRGHLTFPTKFDMVAPLLGIEHQGKTIFRMSMNPEEIIRSVELGTSHLEARIQALNQMAEAGYPVGMLLAPVILLPDWRQLYGRLIERLADQLSPKVKETGFIEIILMTYSFVQNAINTDAFPNAVQLFNRETMTGRGRGKYSYRNDIRFEVEDFLRQKLAAQLPEMPILYIS; via the coding sequence ATGCATTTTGATGCCGTTTATTATGAGCCGGATGCACTTGGCTATGCGTTGGGGCAAATGCTCAAAGCAAAATATGCAGGCTTGCCTTGGATCGAAATAGAAAGTCATAACCGCATACCTGCCTTATCCGCAGCAAATAATCGGGATTTTGTCAAACTAAAACAGCATTTAATTATAGGCCTCAGAAAAACCCACAAATATGTGCCAAACCAAAAGGTTTCCGATTGGCTGGTTCCCTATACCTCATCAGGCTGCCGTGCCATGTGCCTGTATTGTTATCTTGTATGCAATTATAACAAGTGTTCTTATCTTCGCCTGTTTGTGAATCGTGAGCAAATGTTGGAGAAGCTTCTTAGAACAGCCGATGCCGCTCTGGAACCGCAAACATTTGAAATTGGCAGCAACAGCGATTTGATTTTGGAGAATACAATTACAGACAATCTGGTTTACACAATCAAGCGCTTTGCGCAGGAGGGCCGGGGGCACTTAACCTTCCCGACAAAATTCGATATGGTTGCGCCTTTGCTTGGTATTGAACACCAAGGTAAGACGATATTCCGTATGAGCATGAACCCGGAAGAGATTATTCGCTCGGTTGAATTGGGCACATCTCATTTGGAAGCACGGATTCAGGCGCTGAATCAAATGGCAGAGGCCGGATATCCAGTGGGCATGCTGCTGGCGCCTGTCATTCTGCTCCCGGATTGGCGGCAACTTTATGGCAGGCTGATTGAACGGCTGGCAGACCAATTAAGCCCTAAAGTGAAGGAAACCGGCTTTATAGAAATTATATTGATGACCTACAGCTTCGTTCAGAATGCCATTAATACCGATGCCTTTCCCAATGCGGTGCAGCTGTTCAACCGGGAAACTATGACCGGGCGAGGGCGGGGGAAATACTCCTACCGGAACGATATACGGTTTGAGGTGGAGGATTTTCTGCGGCAGAAGCTGGCCGCACAATTGCCTGAAATGCCGATCCTATATATTTCATAA
- a CDS encoding DUF1697 domain-containing protein encodes MDEKGFPKYVAFFRGINVGGKNKVKMADLKQLFHDCGFCDVTTYIQSGNVIFRSDQDEFLLPDVISHAFEKRFAFPSDVILRSGNEISAIMSALPFSREEIEQVEVKTPEVEHVYVFMANDSIDPAAAETLYSAYGGEDKLSVVKRELYLLCYHSIRDSKLATSLSKLGVSLTSRNQKTMLKICELLDADS; translated from the coding sequence ATGGACGAAAAAGGTTTTCCAAAATATGTCGCCTTTTTCCGCGGAATTAATGTTGGCGGGAAAAACAAGGTTAAAATGGCCGACTTAAAGCAACTCTTTCATGATTGTGGCTTTTGCGATGTGACAACGTATATCCAAAGCGGAAATGTGATTTTCAGATCTGATCAAGACGAATTTTTACTGCCGGATGTTATCTCCCATGCCTTCGAAAAGCGTTTTGCTTTCCCGAGTGATGTTATTTTGCGCTCCGGCAATGAAATATCCGCAATAATGTCGGCATTGCCGTTTTCAAGAGAAGAAATAGAGCAAGTCGAAGTCAAAACTCCGGAAGTTGAGCATGTGTATGTTTTCATGGCAAACGATTCTATCGACCCTGCCGCCGCAGAAACATTGTATTCAGCGTACGGTGGAGAAGATAAGCTGTCGGTTGTGAAACGTGAGCTTTATCTGCTTTGTTATCATAGTATACGCGATTCAAAGCTGGCGACCTCGTTGTCAAAACTTGGTGTTTCGCTGACCTCCCGTAATCAGAAAACAATGCTTAAAATTTGTGAGTTGCTTGACGCCGACAGCTAA
- a CDS encoding IS256 family transposase: MSEKIVQLNEEIIKVEIRELVRNSVEETLNGLLEQEAQQLTNAAKYERSEGRQGYRSGHYNRNLTTTSGDVELKMPKLKGVSFETAIIERYRRRESSVEEALIEMYLAGVSVRRVEDITEALWGSKVSPATISELNKKAYVHIEDWRGRPLQGGKYPYVYVDGIYLRRNWGGEYENVAILVAIAVNEDGYREVIGAAEGMKEDKASWVSFFQWLKIRGLSGVKLIVGDKCLGMLEAVYEVFPDVKYQRCTVHFYRNVFSVTPRSKVKLVAKMLKAIHAQESKKAAREKAKAVVQELHAMKLTQAARKVEDSIDETLTYADFPPEHWTRIRTNNVIERLNREIRRRTRVVGAFPDGNSALMLVCARLRHVAGTQWGNKKYMNMKHLAAAADDALIAG, from the coding sequence ATGTCCGAGAAAATTGTACAACTAAACGAAGAGATAATCAAGGTAGAAATCCGGGAACTGGTGCGTAATAGCGTGGAGGAAACACTCAATGGGTTGTTGGAGCAGGAAGCACAGCAACTGACCAATGCCGCGAAATATGAACGCAGTGAGGGTCGACAGGGCTACCGCAGCGGGCACTACAACCGGAATCTGACAACAACGTCAGGGGATGTGGAGCTGAAAATGCCGAAGCTGAAAGGAGTGTCCTTTGAGACAGCGATTATTGAGCGGTACCGCCGCCGGGAAAGCAGCGTAGAAGAAGCATTGATTGAGATGTATCTGGCCGGGGTATCAGTACGGCGAGTAGAGGATATTACAGAGGCATTGTGGGGAAGCAAGGTGTCACCAGCCACGATCAGCGAACTGAACAAGAAAGCGTATGTCCACATTGAAGATTGGCGGGGTCGCCCCTTGCAAGGCGGGAAATACCCATATGTCTATGTGGACGGCATCTACCTTCGCCGCAACTGGGGCGGAGAATATGAGAATGTGGCTATCCTCGTAGCCATCGCAGTCAATGAGGACGGCTACCGGGAGGTGATTGGCGCCGCTGAAGGGATGAAAGAGGATAAAGCAAGTTGGGTGTCCTTCTTCCAATGGCTGAAAATCCGTGGACTTTCTGGTGTCAAGCTCATTGTGGGTGACAAATGTCTGGGTATGCTGGAGGCCGTCTATGAAGTGTTTCCCGACGTCAAATACCAGCGCTGCACCGTGCATTTCTACCGTAATGTATTCTCTGTTACCCCTCGCTCCAAGGTGAAGCTGGTAGCGAAAATGCTTAAGGCTATCCATGCGCAGGAAAGCAAAAAAGCGGCACGGGAGAAGGCGAAAGCCGTTGTGCAAGAACTGCACGCCATGAAGCTGACCCAAGCGGCCAGAAAAGTGGAGGATAGCATTGATGAGACGCTTACCTATGCCGATTTCCCACCCGAACATTGGACACGAATTCGCACGAACAACGTCATCGAACGCCTTAACCGTGAAATCCGTCGCCGTACAAGGGTGGTCGGCGCATTTCCTGATGGAAACTCCGCTCTGATGCTCGTCTGCGCACGTTTGCGCCATGTCGCCGGTACTCAGTGGGGTAACAAGAAATACATGAACATGAAGCATCTTGCTGCTGCAGCAGACGATGCCTTGATCGCTGGTTAA
- a CDS encoding GNAT family N-acetyltransferase: protein MKIIKVEDRNSILIEQLVKVWKSSVKATHLFLTDVEIDNIQQYIPQALADIAHLIIAENEKGVPVAFMGIDAQKLEMLFISPQERRQGLGKKLIQYGIKEYSINELGVNEQNPQAKGFYEHMGFQVYKRTETDEQGMPYPILYMRLS, encoded by the coding sequence ATGAAAATAATTAAAGTTGAAGATAGAAATTCAATACTGATAGAACAACTCGTGAAAGTCTGGAAAAGCTCTGTGAAAGCAACTCATTTGTTTTTAACAGATGTGGAGATAGACAATATTCAGCAATATATTCCACAGGCTTTAGCGGATATTGCGCATTTGATTATTGCCGAGAATGAAAAAGGTGTTCCTGTTGCATTTATGGGGATAGATGCACAAAAACTTGAAATGTTATTTATCTCTCCCCAAGAACGTAGACAGGGTTTAGGAAAGAAATTGATTCAATATGGCATTAAGGAATACTCCATTAACGAATTAGGGGTAAACGAACAAAATCCACAAGCAAAAGGATTTTACGAACACATGGGTTTTCAAGTTTATAAAAGAACTGAGACAGATGAGCAAGGCATGCCATATCCCATTTTATACATGAGATTATCGTAA
- a CDS encoding BlaI/MecI/CopY family transcriptional regulator, with translation MYTLTEPELGIMQTLWETKEAVPRSYIQKRLSHLNWKGTTFNTYLSRLEAKNFVSKEMQGQTHYYRPLVMQQEYQQKESVSVLNKLFHGSLKNFVLSVSLTDAVSKEDLQELQTLLDDMKGGRQDGQ, from the coding sequence GTGTACACGTTAACCGAACCGGAACTCGGTATTATGCAAACATTGTGGGAAACAAAGGAAGCCGTGCCCCGCAGTTATATCCAAAAGAGGCTGTCCCACCTTAACTGGAAGGGGACGACTTTCAACACATATCTAAGTCGGCTAGAGGCAAAGAACTTTGTTTCTAAGGAAATGCAAGGACAGACACATTATTACCGACCTTTGGTGATGCAACAGGAATATCAGCAAAAGGAAAGTGTGTCTGTATTGAATAAACTGTTCCATGGCTCACTGAAAAATTTTGTCCTGTCCGTTTCGCTGACCGATGCTGTGAGTAAAGAAGATTTGCAAGAGCTGCAAACTCTACTTGACGATATGAAAGGCGGTAGACAGGATGGGCAGTGA
- a CDS encoding PadR family transcriptional regulator, whose amino-acid sequence MTDEELVRSLIVDLRRGTLVLAVLSSLGKAQYGYSLLQDMESKGIHIESNTLYPLLRRLETQGLLQSQWDTAENRPRKYYILSDRGQTVYVQLRKEWLCMTREMNNLLKEADV is encoded by the coding sequence ATGACCGATGAAGAACTGGTTCGTAGCCTAATTGTCGATTTGCGCCGTGGTACGCTTGTGTTAGCCGTTCTAAGCAGTCTAGGTAAAGCTCAATATGGGTATTCGCTGTTACAAGATATGGAAAGTAAAGGAATCCATATAGAGTCTAATACGCTCTATCCATTATTGAGACGTTTGGAAACACAAGGATTATTACAAAGTCAATGGGATACTGCTGAAAATCGTCCACGCAAATACTATATATTAAGTGACCGTGGACAGACAGTCTATGTGCAGTTACGTAAAGAATGGCTATGCATGACACGTGAAATGAATAATCTACTAAAGGAGGCAGACGTATAA